The Penicillium psychrofluorescens genome assembly, chromosome: 2 nucleotide sequence GCACCCCCTAGCTACGAGGATGCGATGGCAGACAATATAGGCCCGGTGGATGGCCCCCGCCGCGAGTATCACCCACCAGACGCCTCCTCTACCACCTCGGGGAGCACCATGGAATCTGGAGCTGATGCCAAGTCCCCAGTTGGTGAGGATGGTCCTGCGGCCGCGGGGACTTCAGGATCCGCAGCCTACCGCGAGAAccgctcctcctcggaaTCTTTTGATATGCTGCCCACCACCCCTCCCGAATCTCCTTCGCCTCCTACCTCCCCCGTCGCACGCTCGCGCAGTACGATGAAAGTCTCCCGGAATAaccacgacgacgacgagagTCCGCCGCAGTATCAGCCTGTTGCGGATGGTCAATTACAAGCCCCGCCGGCGGTGGAGCgcaggccatcgaggccTAATCTGGGCGTTCCGAGCCGGAAGCCTGTTCCGCGTAATTCTGGCCCGAAGTGAACCTCGTTGCGATACTATTTTACTCAGTTATTGTGGCATGGTGACCTTGTTGAATGATACATACGGAACAGAGGACGCAAAGGCGTACAGCACCTACATAGAAGGCACGGCACGTCAGTGAACCTCCAGTCCTGGTTTTTGACCTTGCATGCCCTTTTTTACACAGATACCCCCCCATTTCAATGCCGCGTAAATGATCTTGCTTTGCATTATTTATTATTAGCGGAGTTAGGACTATCAATCAATTGCATGCATCATTCATACTCCATCCAAAATATAGATCGGTAAAAATTCAGCCTGGGGCATTCAATCGACCCCATCGGGTTAGCGCCACTGCCTCCACGCGGTCGAGCTCCGTTTGATTCTTTCGTTGCGCAACTTCATTCCCATTGTCTTCGACTCCCCAGAAACTACTCGGAGGAGCATGTTCAACCCAACTCCGACTCCTACATGGCTGTCGCCATAACCCTTCCTGCCCTCAATCCTCTCTTCTGTCTCTCCTTATCCAGTGTCGCGTCCTCAATCTCCGACCCGAGTCTGCAGACCGCAATCTTGAACACAACACCCATTCGCCTATTGTTCCCGATGGTCTAGCGCATCCTGTCTCCTACACACATTATGCGCTTCCACCTTATCATCTCGCGCCACGGCTTGCCCGTCACACGCATCCTATGGACTACCACCTCCCCGGCCTCCGCAGCAGGCGGGTATGGCACGCAAATCGCAGCTTCCACCTCGGCTATTTCGTCAGCTCGCAGTCCAAACATTGCATTTGCAAACGGCGGGTACACGGTCGCACAACTCCTGGAAGATGTGAACGAGGTTGTCCCGCTCGAGACTGGGCCGGCTCTGTTCGACGCCGAGTCCACCGGACAATGGGGACTGGAAGATTATGTTGTTGAGATAGGTGGCTCGGAATGTTTGCATTTcatggaggtggagggtTTGTTCCGGGAGGGTGATGAGGTCATGTATGTGTTCTCGATCTGTCTTTCACTACGGGGTTCTGGCTAACTCACGCTACAACAGTATTCGAGCGCTCCAACTGTCAGATCTACGAGCAAGGCGATTGTGCGGACGCCACCAGATTTCGAATGACGGCAAGCATCTCATCGACGGTGTCCCCTTCGGGTCTCCATACCTGAGACGAACAAGTTCCGCTCGACCTGTCATAAGTATCCCGCCGCGAAAGAAACGGCGCACCGTTTTCTCGGGCTGGGAGTCCGATCATGCCCCGCAGTATCTGTCCGATGAGATTCACGCGGATGCAGACGAAGAGGGCACAGATCGCGACTGGCTGCCGGCGGGCGAGTCGAGTTTTGGCAAGGAACTCTCCGTCATACCCGCCGAGCATGAAGTATCTGATATGGGGACTGTGATCCGGCACCATATccatgacgacgaggagagcGACCTCGACTCTGATtatgaggaagaggaattgGAGAACGAGCTTCAAGCTTTGAAGGAAGACTTTGAAGGACCTGCGTCTCAGTTTATCGACGTTGATAGCCAGGGTCGACCGGTTAGCCGACATACCTTGCGCTCGAGCTCGGCGTCCAAGAGACCCTCCTCAGCGGATACGCAGCGCAGGAGTTCACTGCGTCCAACTTCGTCTCTTTCTAACAAGCGATTCCATGGAGAGGATATCTCGCCGCGCACATCAAAGGCTGTGCGATTTAACGGAGATGGCACACAGAACGTTCTGCCTCAACCTACTGGGACCACCGATCGCAAATCTCCCGTCTCCGAATCCTCACTATCCTCGTCCAGCGACTCCAGTGACTCTTCCGATGCCGACTCgaccgacgaagaagattCTGACTCTGATTCATCCAGTGACTCGGATAGCTCTAGCTCGGGAGCGTCTAGCTCAGAGGAGTCGGAGGGAGTCGAGGGTTCTCCACCTACAAAGAAAGCCAGACTCTCGATTCTCAATCCACCTGGCCAGGGATCAGTGCGAACTCGAAAGAGCAATACCCGTTACAAGCTTCGGCGCCGTCTATCAAAGTTGAAGGAGCTAGGCGTCCTGTCCACGGACGCAGATTTCGCCGCGTTACGCGAGTGGGAGGAAGCCAACGGAGGGTGGTACTTGCCCGTCGAGTCGAGAGATCTGTCTCGGCCTTTGAGCAAGgagcagaaaaaggaacaAGCCGAGGCAGAGTTCGAAGCTCGACGTCAGAAACTGCTCCGGGATCTTGCGGCTGGTGGCGTCGAGGTAGACGGGTCGTCGGAAAAGGAGAATGTCCCGCCCCGGCAATCTGTCGCTGTCGTTGACGAAGAGCTACCTGCCAATGGAAAAGCGGCCGAAGAAAGATCCCCGGCGAGTCGTCGCACACTCGACATTGCCAGCTCTCGTCGAATGCTCTTTGGGTCACTCGGGGTACGCACGCCCAAGaacaaggaagaagacgaggcAGCAAGACGCAAATTTGCTGCCCAGGTCAGTACCGTTCATCctcggaagaagaaagaagaagagaaacagCCCGTCGATGAAGAAAGTGAGCCGGATATAGATTGGCAAGAAAAGCTGGTCATCCGTGCAACCGAGTGTGTTTTTGAAGATGTCGAACTGAGTGGGCCGCCTTTTCCGTTCAAACAACGCTGGGATACGGATGCGAATGCGATGATTCGGGAGCTCAAAGGTGGAAGCAAGAAGCGGAAAAGAAAGCAGCGAATTCAGGTCTATGACAACGGTGGCCAGGAAGATGAGTACGATGATGGAAATGCCCATTATGAGGCCTACTTTGAAGGCGACCATCAACTCAATTATGATGATGCCGAGCCAGAACCTACGGAGACTGACCCCAAGGAGAATGTTGAAGATCTCCCAGCTCTTCCGAGCGACATGAGTTCTCTCCCCGATCTTGTGCCTAGTGATGTGAAAGTCGGTGTCATCATTGCCTTTCGGCAACTTGACATGTCGAAAGCCACAAACTGGCAACCACGAATGTCCGAGTATCGTGTTGCCGAAGTCCACGAAGTGGGTGATCACGGCATGATCCAAGTGCGACTTGCGCAACGGGATCGAAAAGTCAAGCCCGTCGAAACGGACATGG carries:
- a CDS encoding uncharacterized protein (ID:PFLUO_003516-T1.cds;~source:funannotate), with protein sequence MRFHLIISRHGLPVTRILWTTTSPASAAGGYGTQIAASTSAISSARSPNIAFANGGYTVAQLLEDVNEVVPLETGPALFDAESTGQWGLEDYVVEIGGSECLHFMEVEGLFREGDEVIIRALQLSDLRARRLCGRHQISNDGKHLIDGVPFGSPYLRRTSSARPVISIPPRKKRRTVFSGWESDHAPQYLSDEIHADADEEGTDRDWLPAGESSFGKELSVIPAEHEVSDMGTVIRHHIHDDEESDLDSDYEEEELENELQALKEDFEGPASQFIDVDSQGRPVSRHTLRSSSASKRPSSADTQRRSSLRPTSSLSNKRFHGEDISPRTSKAVRFNGDGTQNVLPQPTGTTDRKSPVSESSLSSSSDSSDSSDADSTDEEDSDSDSSSDSDSSSSGASSSEESEGVEGSPPTKKARLSILNPPGQGSVRTRKSNTRYKLRRRLSKLKELGVLSTDADFAALREWEEANGGWYLPVESRDLSRPLSKEQKKEQAEAEFEARRQKLLRDLAAGGVEVDGSSEKENVPPRQSVAVVDEELPANGKAAEERSPASRRTLDIASSRRMLFGSLGVRTPKNKEEDEAARRKFAAQVSTVHPRKKKEEEKQPVDEESEPDIDWQEKLVIRATECVFEDVELSGPPFPFKQRWDTDANAMIRELKGGSKKRKRKQRIQVYDNGGQEDEYDDGNAHYEAYFEGDHQLNYDDAEPEPTETDPKENVEDLPALPSDMSSLPDLVPSDVKVGVIIAFRQLDMSKATNWQPRMSEYRVAEVHEVGDHGMIQVRLAQRDRKVKPVETDMDDEPRQYSGFEMPGYDDDEDEDDGFRELAVLELSDPKLLQPANVHGQMDSVPVSVIEDSMPSAQPASGLAGMDIDEDTLVTDSGQPPSPPNPAPPSEQPSAPVAAQANGTDDRSQSSRVSSPAFLGFPSPQVEVHSSQRSVSGHDPLETSILDGQTLIGEAQLAPADSSNQEISFLSNGQSGEPDAQVDNHEVVHPSEMQSSQVEYYDAAMSASRAEIGAPQNGLGSSQWDTFLKSLKNSTDSEEDEDEDEDEEEHDQLPDFDQENGDGLNISPDPSPKAQANLSKRKSPPSGQKDTPTPSQPLPNLDLDSPAASTRSRSRRSLRSRSSRNSQVQPSQTSAAVDLTLSSSSPPENSQQSQSQSKSDEDSGRRSSGRRTRTSGKVQRLSQVSIGRR